From the genome of Streptomyces sp. S4.7:
CTGTCGAACGAACGCGCCAGCAGGGCTACCGGTTCCGTCGCACCACTGAGCACCGTCTCAGCCGAGAGGTCAGATCAAGATCTCATTCTGAAACGATCAGTCAGGCTGACGTTGTCCTGCCCTCCCGTTTCGCCGGGGCGCACAGGTGCGCGGGGCTGGTTCACCCTCTGCTACCGGTAGTACCGCAAGGCAGAAACAACTCAGCCCCTCCCCGGTCGAGTTCGGGGAGAGGCTGATGGCTGGTCAGGGTGGATTGGAGGAGAGGAAGCGGTGTCCGAGGGGCCGGGACGCCCGGCCGCAGCGCTGCTGGGGCCGACGGGCCGTACACGGCACGCGGCGGCCATGTCCCGCTCGCCGTGCGGGAGTCGGTCAGGCGCGAGTCGGGGCTTGCGCTGCTTCGCAGTGGTGCAGCAGGTCCCTGGAGAAACTGTCGGAGCTCCGCTCCGCGCGGCGCACCCGGTGGATGTGTGCGGCGCGGGTGGGCTGGAGACGGCGGCGCATGTGGCCCCGGCCGCCGCCGGTGATGTTGAGGAGCACGGACTCGTCGGGCGTGATCGTGCGGTCCTGCGCGGCGCGGCGCAGACCTGCCAGCGCCACCGCGGAGGCGGGCTCGATGTCGACACCCTCGACTTCGGCGAAGAGGGCGCCCGCGGCGAGCGCGTCCTCGCGTCCGGCCAGCAGCATGCGGCCGTGCGACCCGGTCAGGCAGTCGCGCACCCCGCCGGCGACGGCGTAGGGCGGGCGGGCGTTGGTGAGCTCGTCGGCCAGACATCGCTCGGCGGCTTCCTCGGGACGTTCTCCCGCGTCCGGTACCGCGTCGTCGCGCTCGGCGCACCACGCGTCGTACAGCGGCGCGTACTCGGCGTTCTGGCAGAGCATCAGCCGTGGCGGGCACTCGCTCGCGCCCGCCCGCACCAGACGGGCGGCGGCCTCGTGCACGGCGATGGCGCCGGCCGCGCTGCCGACGGCCTGCACATAGACGTCCGCGGGCCGCGGCATCGCCTCGACCGCCGAGAGCCAGACCGTGCCGAGCCCGGCCCGGCGCGCGACGTTGCGCGTACCGCCCTCGACCTGGCCACCCATCCGCAGCGCCAGCGCGTCGGCGTAGGCGATCGTCTCGGCGTAGTCCGCGCCCTCCAGCGCCAGCAGCCGTACGCAGGGGGCGAGCGGTTCGGTGAACTCCAGCCGCTCCACGCCCGTTTCGGGCACGACGATGACGCACGGCAGCGCGTAACGCGAGCAGAGCCGCGCGAAGGCGGCAGCGGTGTTGCCCACCGAGGCGACGACGAGCGTGGGGGGATCCTCCGGGAGCCGGCCGAGCACGCAGTACGCCTCGAGCTCCTTGAACGTGGCCGTCTCCAGCCGCGCGCCCCGCTCGGGCCAGTACCCGCTGAAGGAGACCCACAGGTCCGGCAGCCCCAGGGCGGCGCCGAGCCGCGTCGCCGGGTACACGACGGCGCTGCCGGCGTCCGGAACGGTACGGCGCACGGGCAGCCAGTCCTGGTAGCGGAACATCCCGTCGGTCTGCGGCCGGGGCGTGAACTCCCGCCGGGTGTAGGAGGTCTGGAGCAGGCCGGGCGCGTGCGACCGGGGGCAGCCGAGGGCCAGCCCGTCGTCGGCACCCTGCCATCCGCACACGGGGCAGGTCAGGGCGTAGTGCAGAGTCATCGTGCTCCCCTTGTACGGATGGTCGGCGCCCGGCGGGCGGTTCA
Proteins encoded in this window:
- a CDS encoding cysteate synthase yields the protein MTLHYALTCPVCGWQGADDGLALGCPRSHAPGLLQTSYTRREFTPRPQTDGMFRYQDWLPVRRTVPDAGSAVVYPATRLGAALGLPDLWVSFSGYWPERGARLETATFKELEAYCVLGRLPEDPPTLVVASVGNTAAAFARLCSRYALPCVIVVPETGVERLEFTEPLAPCVRLLALEGADYAETIAYADALALRMGGQVEGGTRNVARRAGLGTVWLSAVEAMPRPADVYVQAVGSAAGAIAVHEAAARLVRAGASECPPRLMLCQNAEYAPLYDAWCAERDDAVPDAGERPEEAAERCLADELTNARPPYAVAGGVRDCLTGSHGRMLLAGREDALAAGALFAEVEGVDIEPASAVALAGLRRAAQDRTITPDESVLLNITGGGRGHMRRRLQPTRAAHIHRVRRAERSSDSFSRDLLHHCEAAQAPTRA